The Phormidium sp. PBR-2020 DNA segment TTTTCCTTCCCGAATTGGCATGGCAAAGCCACCGCACACAACGTCTCCTAAGACATCGTAGAAGGCGTAGTCGAGTCCCACTTCTTCATCGTACGCCCCGAGTTGTTCGAGCATACTGATGGAGGTGATAATCCCCCGTCCAGCACAGCCCACACCGGGTTCAGGACCGCCAGATTCCACACAGAGGGTTTGACCAAACCCTTCTTTGCGGATATCTTCGAGTTCGACTTCGTCTCCTTCTTCCCGCAGGGTATCTAGCACAGTTTTCTGGTGCAAGCCTCCGAGAAGGAGACGGGTGGAGTCGGCTTTAGGGTCGCAACCGACAATCATGACTTTGCGACCGAGTTCGACTAAACCTGCCAGGGTGTTCTGGGTGGTGGTGGATTTACCGATTCCGCCTTTTCCGTAGACAGCAATCTTACGCATGATTCAACCTCGTATTTGTAGAATCTAAAGTTCTGTGGTTGGGTCAGAATGGCGCTTGAGTTTGAGGAGAGTTTAAAAGTTCTACTCAGTCTAAACGCTCGTTCTGTCCAAGATGATCTGGGTAGCAGAGGTTGTTCTGATTTCGGACTAGAAGAATCTCTGTTGCTCCTTTTTTCATCTGAATCTACTATAGGTGTTA contains these protein-coding regions:
- the nifH gene encoding nitrogenase iron protein, which codes for MRKIAVYGKGGIGKSTTTQNTLAGLVELGRKVMIVGCDPKADSTRLLLGGLHQKTVLDTLREEGDEVELEDIRKEGFGQTLCVESGGPEPGVGCAGRGIITSISMLEQLGAYDEEVGLDYAFYDVLGDVVCGGFAMPIREGKAQEIYIVTSGEMMAMYAANNICRGIQKYAGSGGVRLGGLICNSRKVDREDELISALAQSLGTQMIYFMPRDNIVQHAELHRKTVIEYAPDSEQADHYRNLARAIDENTNQVVPTPLANEELEGLLMEFGLYATV